From a region of the Armatimonas rosea genome:
- a CDS encoding DUF1552 domain-containing protein, translating into MSNDALISRRLLLRGAGTAMALPFLEAMLPQSALAQSGKGSAPVRMAFLFVPNGINMKHWTPEYEGALTALPSTLEPLAAFKNSINVLTGLSQYGAEAQLDGAGDHARSAAAWLTGCHPRKTDGANIKAGISADQLAALKRGHQTLFPSLELGCERGSMAGNCDSGYSCAYSHTISWRSDTTPVAKEDSPRLVFERLFKVENVNESAAARAKRQRYNQSILDFVKDDATSLQKKLGAHDRQKLDEYFTGIREIERRIEFLEKASKATGATAENFQQRFPTPGQGALDYPQQIQLLGDMMVLAFQADITRISTFMLADEGSGRAYRNIGINEGHHDLSHHGRDSDKLEKLRKINQYHTEQLAYILNKMQSIKEGDKTLLDNTMLLYGAGISDGDRHNHNDLPLLLCGKGGGAIKTGRHVRYADKTPMSNLLITMLDRFGVPGETLGDSTGKLQQLF; encoded by the coding sequence ATGAGTAACGATGCATTGATCTCGCGACGACTGCTCCTGCGGGGGGCGGGCACAGCCATGGCGCTGCCCTTTCTGGAGGCGATGCTCCCTCAGAGTGCGCTGGCACAGAGCGGCAAGGGAAGTGCGCCGGTGCGCATGGCGTTTCTCTTCGTGCCCAATGGCATCAACATGAAGCACTGGACTCCCGAGTACGAGGGCGCGCTCACGGCACTTCCCTCGACCCTGGAGCCGCTGGCGGCCTTTAAAAACTCGATCAATGTGCTCACGGGCCTCTCGCAGTACGGTGCCGAGGCGCAACTCGATGGCGCGGGCGACCATGCACGCTCCGCGGCGGCGTGGCTGACCGGCTGCCACCCGCGCAAGACCGATGGAGCCAATATCAAAGCGGGTATCTCCGCCGACCAGCTCGCGGCCCTCAAGCGCGGCCACCAGACCCTCTTCCCGAGCCTGGAGCTCGGCTGTGAGCGCGGCTCGATGGCGGGCAACTGCGACTCGGGCTACTCCTGCGCCTACTCCCACACGATCTCCTGGCGCTCCGACACCACACCCGTTGCCAAAGAAGATAGCCCGCGCTTGGTCTTCGAGCGGCTCTTTAAAGTCGAGAATGTCAATGAGTCTGCGGCGGCGCGGGCCAAGCGCCAGCGCTACAACCAGAGCATCTTGGACTTTGTCAAGGACGATGCGACGAGCCTGCAGAAAAAGCTCGGGGCGCACGACCGGCAGAAGCTCGACGAGTACTTTACCGGGATTCGTGAGATCGAGCGCCGGATTGAGTTCTTGGAGAAGGCCAGCAAGGCCACGGGCGCGACCGCAGAGAACTTCCAGCAGCGCTTCCCCACGCCAGGCCAGGGCGCTCTAGACTACCCCCAGCAGATTCAGCTCCTGGGCGACATGATGGTACTGGCGTTCCAGGCCGATATCACCCGCATCTCGACCTTCATGCTCGCCGACGAGGGCTCGGGGCGAGCGTACCGCAATATCGGGATCAACGAGGGCCACCACGACCTCTCGCACCACGGCCGCGACTCGGACAAGCTGGAGAAGCTCCGCAAGATCAACCAGTACCACACCGAGCAGCTGGCCTACATCCTCAATAAAATGCAGAGCATCAAAGAGGGCGATAAGACGCTTCTGGACAACACGATGCTTCTCTACGGCGCGGGGATCAGCGACGGTGACCGGCACAACCACAACGATCTCCCGCTCCTGCTCTGTGGCAAGGGTGGCGGGGCGATCAAGACCGGCCGCCACGTCCGCTACGCCGACAAGACCCCGATGAGCAACCTGCTGATCACGATGCTGGATCGCTTCGGAGTCCCCGGCGAGACCCTCGGCGACTCCACCGGAAAGCTACAGCAGCTCTTCTAA
- a CDS encoding DUF1592 domain-containing protein gives MNRKNHIVLAALPLAALVGLGAAARPQQKTTKATQSTAGFERDVAPLVAKYCVPCHKAPNGTAGVSLNLEKTFQAALKNRAVWDKVGPAVLENRMPPADMPQPTAAERERIGHTLESLFSQVDCQLNDPGRVTMRRLNRAEYNNTIRDLLGVTLRPADEFPNDDVGYGFDNIGDVLSISPLLMEKYLSAAEKVAEEAVVPPGAGAKPIRVTARQLAGLGGGGGGSSEGFELGRTGDTATASFDFPVAGTYTLRIEAYEQHAEPRATLMGVALDGKQVQVIEVPATVQKPQLSAFTLTIDQPGKHKISATFLNNNDRDPQDLPFRRKQQDRNLYINYIELQPPASVKRGLSFALPTNDTDAAWDAAAHAVLDPLAKRAFRRPPTLQEKNKLVALTHLAREAKKRDEFPEGIQLAVRAILSSPSFLFRPEPDAKPDDPTARRLLNDYELATRLSYFLWSSMPDDELLRVADSGKLKDPAVLVAQARRMMRDPKAAALAENFAGQWLQLRKLAAAQPGDPAFSPALRNAMETETLRFFTGVVQEDRSVLEFLDADYSYVNAPLAKFYGLPEITGEGFQRVKLPAGQRGGILSMASVLTLTSNPSRTSPVKRGKWVLDNLLGTPPPPPPPNVPLLEAQKGAITAETLRKRLEIHRTNPACANCHTQMDAIGLALENYDLVGRWRTDDGGKPIDTAGVLPDGSKFSGPSELKKVLLKKKTQFTHTLTDRLLTYALGRGVERTDKCNLDSMTKSVENKGYKFSAIVEAVVTSVPFRERRGDESGKKSAGH, from the coding sequence ATGAACCGAAAAAATCACATCGTGCTGGCTGCCTTGCCCTTAGCCGCCCTAGTCGGACTAGGCGCGGCGGCGCGTCCGCAACAAAAGACAACGAAGGCCACACAAAGCACCGCTGGATTTGAGCGCGATGTCGCCCCGCTGGTGGCAAAATACTGCGTCCCCTGCCATAAGGCCCCCAACGGCACGGCGGGTGTTAGCTTGAACCTAGAGAAGACCTTCCAAGCGGCGCTGAAGAACCGTGCGGTCTGGGACAAAGTCGGGCCGGCTGTCTTGGAGAACCGGATGCCGCCTGCTGACATGCCCCAGCCCACGGCGGCGGAGCGCGAGCGGATTGGGCACACGCTAGAGAGCCTGTTCTCGCAGGTGGACTGCCAGCTCAACGACCCGGGGCGCGTGACGATGCGCCGCCTGAATCGGGCCGAGTACAACAACACGATCCGCGACCTGCTCGGGGTGACCCTACGGCCCGCCGATGAGTTCCCCAACGACGATGTGGGCTATGGCTTCGACAATATCGGCGATGTGCTCTCGATCTCCCCTCTCTTGATGGAGAAGTACCTCAGCGCCGCGGAGAAAGTCGCGGAGGAGGCGGTTGTCCCACCCGGCGCGGGTGCCAAGCCCATCCGTGTGACCGCACGCCAGCTCGCAGGCCTTGGGGGTGGCGGGGGTGGCTCCAGCGAGGGCTTCGAGCTGGGGCGGACGGGCGACACGGCCACCGCGAGCTTTGATTTTCCGGTCGCCGGCACCTACACGCTCCGTATCGAGGCCTACGAGCAGCACGCCGAGCCCCGCGCGACCCTGATGGGTGTGGCACTCGATGGCAAGCAAGTTCAAGTCATTGAGGTTCCCGCGACCGTGCAGAAGCCGCAGCTCTCCGCCTTTACACTCACGATTGACCAGCCGGGCAAGCACAAAATCTCCGCGACCTTCCTCAACAACAACGATCGCGACCCGCAGGACCTGCCGTTTCGCCGCAAGCAGCAAGACCGCAACCTCTACATCAACTACATCGAGCTCCAGCCGCCGGCCAGTGTCAAGCGGGGCCTGAGCTTCGCCCTCCCGACCAACGACACCGATGCCGCCTGGGACGCCGCCGCGCACGCTGTGCTCGATCCTCTGGCCAAGCGCGCGTTCCGCCGCCCGCCCACCCTGCAAGAGAAGAACAAGCTGGTCGCGCTGACCCACCTAGCGCGGGAGGCGAAAAAGCGCGACGAGTTCCCCGAGGGCATCCAGCTCGCGGTCCGCGCGATCTTATCGTCGCCGAGCTTCCTCTTCCGCCCGGAGCCGGATGCCAAGCCCGACGATCCCACGGCCCGTCGGCTCCTCAACGACTACGAGCTGGCGACACGGCTCTCCTATTTTCTCTGGTCGAGCATGCCCGACGATGAGCTGCTGCGGGTCGCCGACTCCGGCAAGCTCAAAGACCCCGCGGTGCTCGTGGCCCAGGCCCGGCGCATGATGCGCGATCCCAAGGCCGCCGCGCTCGCCGAGAACTTCGCGGGCCAGTGGCTCCAGCTACGCAAGCTCGCCGCCGCCCAGCCCGGCGACCCCGCCTTCAGCCCCGCTCTACGCAACGCCATGGAGACCGAGACCCTGCGCTTCTTTACCGGAGTCGTGCAGGAAGATAGGAGCGTCCTGGAGTTCCTCGACGCCGACTACTCCTATGTCAACGCGCCGCTCGCCAAGTTCTACGGCCTCCCCGAGATTACGGGCGAGGGCTTCCAGCGCGTGAAGCTCCCTGCCGGCCAGCGGGGCGGCATCCTCTCGATGGCCTCGGTGCTGACCCTGACCAGCAACCCCAGCCGGACCTCGCCGGTCAAGCGTGGCAAGTGGGTACTGGACAACCTGCTAGGCACACCGCCGCCACCGCCGCCGCCCAATGTCCCGCTCCTGGAGGCACAGAAAGGCGCGATCACGGCTGAGACTCTCCGCAAGCGCTTGGAGATCCACCGCACCAACCCCGCCTGCGCCAACTGCCACACGCAGATGGACGCGATTGGCCTCGCGCTGGAGAACTACGACCTCGTGGGCCGCTGGCGCACCGACGATGGCGGCAAGCCGATCGACACCGCAGGAGTCCTCCCCGATGGCAGCAAGTTCAGCGGGCCGTCGGAGCTCAAGAAAGTGCTCCTGAAGAAGAAGACCCAGTTCACCCACACTTTAACGGATCGCCTCCTCACCTACGCCCTCGGGCGCGGCGTGGAGCGCACCGACAAGTGCAACCTTGACAGCATGACAAAATCGGTAGAGAATAAAGGCTACAAGTTCTCCGCGATAGTCGAAGCCGTCGTGACCAGTGTCCCCTTCCGTGAGCGGCGCGGGGACGAGTCCGGCAAGAAGAGTGCTGGGCATTGA
- a CDS encoding phytanoyl-CoA dioxygenase family protein → MMESWSLDLEQSVPMHNEGFLVFEEVFPPELLASVTERIESYQKRHEAAIAAKGGVEGISRASEITFTSHLAENDPELLAFCRHPAIVALGTTFLGRDVDLYWNQAVFKLPEGEKQFPWHQDDGYTPVSPSPYLTLWIALNDATVENGCVWVRPGSHKNGLVPHKQTPIGLACHALDHPDQGIPVPVPAGSIVAFWSLLMHKSGVNVSSGPRKAYIVQLAKAGLVSLRTGEPIPNLLPIARDRVVCGKSH, encoded by the coding sequence ATGATGGAGTCATGGAGCTTGGATTTGGAGCAGAGTGTACCGATGCACAACGAAGGCTTTCTGGTCTTTGAGGAGGTCTTTCCGCCGGAGCTTCTGGCGAGCGTGACGGAGCGTATCGAGAGCTACCAAAAGCGGCATGAGGCGGCGATTGCGGCCAAGGGGGGAGTCGAGGGCATCTCCCGCGCAAGCGAGATCACTTTTACGTCGCACCTGGCAGAGAACGATCCGGAGCTTCTGGCCTTCTGCCGCCACCCGGCGATTGTCGCACTGGGAACGACATTTCTTGGCCGTGACGTCGATCTCTACTGGAACCAGGCGGTCTTTAAGCTGCCTGAAGGGGAGAAGCAGTTTCCGTGGCACCAGGACGATGGCTACACCCCCGTTAGCCCGTCGCCCTATCTCACGCTCTGGATCGCACTCAACGATGCCACGGTGGAGAATGGCTGTGTCTGGGTGCGGCCCGGCTCGCACAAAAACGGCCTGGTTCCCCACAAGCAGACCCCGATTGGCCTCGCTTGCCACGCGCTCGACCACCCCGACCAGGGAATTCCGGTGCCCGTGCCCGCGGGCTCCATTGTCGCCTTCTGGTCGCTGCTGATGCACAAGAGCGGGGTGAATGTCTCGTCGGGGCCACGGAAAGCCTACATTGTCCAGCTTGCGAAGGCAGGGCTGGTGAGTCTGCGGACGGGGGAGCCGATCCCGAATCTGCTGCCCATTGCCCGAGATCGTGTCGTTTGTGGAAAATCCCACTAA